DNA from Roseomonas gilardii subsp. gilardii:
GGTGCGCTTCCGCCCCGTCCAGGGCCGCTGCAAGGTCTTCATCCTGGACGAGGTGCACATGCTCTCCGGGCCGGCCTTCAACGCGCTGCTGAAGACGCTGGAGGAACCGCCGCCCGGGGTGCGCTTCATCTTCGCCACCACGGAGCTGCGCAAGGTCCCGGCCACGATCCTGTCGCGCTGCCAGACCTTCCACCTGCGCCGCATGTCGCAGGCGGAGCTGGCCGGCCTCTTCTCCCGCATCGCGGAGAAGGAGGGCGCGAGGCTGGAGGACGAGGCGCTGGCCATGATCGCCCGTGCCGCCGACGGCTCGGCCCGCGACGGGCTCTCCCTGCTCGATCAGGCCATCGCGCTCTCCGAGGATGGCGGCAGCGTCACCGCCCAGGCGGTGCGCGACATGCTGGGCCTCGCCGATCGCGCCCTGGTGCTGGATGTGATGGAGGCCGCCATGCGCGGCGACGTCGCCGCCATGCTCGCCACCATGGACCGGGCGCATGAGGTCGGCGCCGATCCGGGCGTGCTGCTTTCCGACCTCGCCGACCTGACGCACCAGCTCACCCGGCTGCGCTCCGTGCCCACGCTGCGCAACGACCCCACCCTGCCGGAGGAACTCCGCGGCCGTGGCGCCGCCCTGGCGGACAGGCTTTCCATCCCCGTGCTGGGCCGTGCCTGGCAGATGCTCCTGAAAGGGCTGGAGGAGATCGCCCTCGCCCCCGACCGCCGCGCGGCGGCGGAGATGGTGCTGATCCGCCTCGCCCATGTGGCGGAGATGCCGACGCCGGGCGAGATCCTGCGCCGCCTGCAGGAAGGCGGCAGCGTCCCGGCCCGCGCCCCCTCGCCGGGAGGCGGCCCCGCCCCCAATGGCGGCGCCCGCATGGCCGGTGGCGGCGGTTCCATGATGGCCGCCGGTGGCGGCGGGGCGGTGGCCTATGCCGAGGCCGCGCCCGCACCGCAGCCCGGCTCCTTCCGCGAGGTCGTGGCCCTGGCCTCGGGCCGCAAGCCGATGCTGCATGCCCATCTGGTGCACAGCGTCCGCCTCGTTTCCTTCGGGCGCGGCCGGCTGGAGCTGAACCCGACGCCGCAGGCGCCACGCGACCTCGCCGCCCAGCTCACCGCCCTGTTGAACGAGGTGACGGGTCAGCGCTGGACCGTGGTGCTCTCCAATGCCGGGGGCGAGCCGACCCTGGCCGAACAGGGCAAGGCCGTCGCCGCGCAGGCCCGCGAACTGGCCGAAAGCCACCCGCTGGTCCAGGCCGTGCTGGCCGCCTTCCCCGGCGCGAAGATCGAGGATGTGCGGGACAACACGCTGGACGAATACGGCCTGCCCCCCGCCGCCGCCGAGGAAGCCGCCTTCGGCACCGCCGGGATGGAGGAAGGCGACGACCGCGAGTTCGCCCCGCCGGATGCCGAGCCCGCCGGGATAGACGATCTCGACTGATCCGGACGACGACCCGGTCTGGCGTCGCTCTGTCCCGGGGGACAAGGCTCCGCCTTTTCCCCCGGCCCCCTTATCCGCCAGGACCCTGAGGGTCCTGGACCTCCCATTCGTTGGTACTTCCTGCGCCCGGATCACACCGGAGAGCTTGGCTCTCCGGCGACTGCCGGTGCCACCAGCGCGGAGAAGGATTCTTTCTTTTCGGGAGCTGCGCTGATCCACCTGCGCTCAGGAATCGGACGGCAGACTGACGACCACCATCGGTGCCAACGAAAGCCCGGGGTCCGGGGACCGGCTTCGGTCCCCGGCGGAGAGGGTGTGGGAGAGGCAGCGCCTCTCCCACGGAGGCATCCGGCGGCGACGCCGCCTCAGGACATGGCGGGCGCCGAGGGCATCGGCCCGTCGGGCAGCGGGATGAATTCCTGGTCGTCCGCATCGGGCAGCTTCATGCGCCCGGCCCGCCAGTCAGCCGCCGCCTGGGCCAGCCGGTC
Protein-coding regions in this window:
- a CDS encoding DNA polymerase III subunit gamma/tau, with the translated sequence MPSDLPSTENEIPEPPAEGPGLFGEAPASPAPGPLPPPAAAPAPAEAPAQPYRVLARKYRPSSFADLVGQDAMVRTLRNAFAQNRIAHAFMLTGIRGVGKTTTARIIARALNCTGPDGQGGPTVEPCGVCPDCRAILADRHPDVMELDAASNNGVDNVRELREQVRFRPVQGRCKVFILDEVHMLSGPAFNALLKTLEEPPPGVRFIFATTELRKVPATILSRCQTFHLRRMSQAELAGLFSRIAEKEGARLEDEALAMIARAADGSARDGLSLLDQAIALSEDGGSVTAQAVRDMLGLADRALVLDVMEAAMRGDVAAMLATMDRAHEVGADPGVLLSDLADLTHQLTRLRSVPTLRNDPTLPEELRGRGAALADRLSIPVLGRAWQMLLKGLEEIALAPDRRAAAEMVLIRLAHVAEMPTPGEILRRLQEGGSVPARAPSPGGGPAPNGGARMAGGGGSMMAAGGGGAVAYAEAAPAPQPGSFREVVALASGRKPMLHAHLVHSVRLVSFGRGRLELNPTPQAPRDLAAQLTALLNEVTGQRWTVVLSNAGGEPTLAEQGKAVAAQARELAESHPLVQAVLAAFPGAKIEDVRDNTLDEYGLPPAAAEEAAFGTAGMEEGDDREFAPPDAEPAGIDDLD